From the genome of Paucidesulfovibrio longus DSM 6739, one region includes:
- a CDS encoding MerR family transcriptional regulator gives MYTVGRLAKRYGLSRSALLYYDRIGLLRPSAHAPGEYREYSDADAARLEQILTYRSAGMPLAEIAEVLDAPHNRVAQALESRLEELSAEIRALRDQQRLVLRLLGSGKLPEDGVLDKEAWVRLLADSGFSEEDMDAWHRTFERSSPEQHERFLRTLCISAEERARIRAWSARAG, from the coding sequence ATGTACACGGTGGGAAGATTGGCGAAACGGTACGGGCTTTCGCGCAGCGCGCTGCTCTACTACGACCGCATCGGGCTGCTCCGGCCCTCGGCGCACGCGCCGGGGGAGTACCGCGAATACTCCGACGCGGACGCGGCCCGGCTGGAACAGATCCTGACCTACCGTTCGGCCGGGATGCCCCTTGCGGAAATCGCGGAAGTGCTCGACGCGCCGCACAACCGCGTGGCCCAGGCGCTGGAATCCCGCCTGGAGGAGCTTTCCGCGGAAATCCGCGCCCTGCGCGATCAGCAGCGTCTGGTTCTGCGGCTGCTCGGCAGCGGCAAGCTGCCGGAGGACGGCGTTCTGGACAAGGAGGCCTGGGTGCGCCTGCTCGCCGACTCCGGGTTCAGCGAGGAGGACATGGACGCCTGGCACCGCACCTTTGAGCGCAGCTCTCCGGAACAGCACGAACGTTTTTTGCGCACGCTCTGCATTTCCGCAGAGGAGCGAGCGAGAATCCGCGCCTGGTCCGCCAGGGCCGGGTGA